The Candidatus Hydrogenedentota bacterium genome contains a region encoding:
- a CDS encoding ATP-binding protein, with protein sequence MRELSLHLMDIMENSIRAKAGIIRLGIKRELSEGLLILSVDDDGPGMDLSAGTALNPFYTTKPGKVTGLGLSLFQSAAEQCGGSFQLSQSELGGLRVEASFLFDHVDRAPLGKLDETMQALAVSNPEILWICRVEGPGYAEDVILQTLLCEEPERSLFSAAIAFGKRIQEALSHGQIVTD encoded by the coding sequence TTGCGTGAACTATCCTTACACCTAATGGACATCATGGAAAATTCGATCCGTGCCAAGGCGGGGATCATTCGGCTGGGCATCAAACGGGAATTGTCTGAAGGGCTGTTGATCTTGAGTGTGGACGATGACGGGCCGGGCATGGATCTGTCTGCGGGTACCGCCCTGAATCCATTTTATACGACGAAACCGGGCAAGGTGACCGGCCTGGGTTTGAGCCTCTTTCAAAGTGCGGCGGAGCAGTGCGGCGGCAGCTTTCAATTGTCCCAATCAGAACTGGGCGGGCTCCGTGTGGAAGCCTCCTTCCTCTTTGATCATGTGGATCGCGCGCCTTTGGGGAAATTGGATGAGACCATGCAGGCGCTTGCTGTTTCCAATCCGGAAATACTATGGATCTGCCGTGTGGAAGGACCCGGCTACGCCGAGGATGTGATTCTGCAGACCCTCTTGTGTGAAGAACCGGAACGCTCCCTTTTTTCGGCGGCTATTGCTTTTGGGAAACGGATTCAGGAAGCGCTGAGTCATGGGCAAATCGTAACAGACTGA
- a CDS encoding PHP domain-containing protein: protein MRVIAADLHIHSALSPCADKDMTPETIVYAAVAAELDVIALCDHNSAGNGAAVQEAAQDFAGPYLQVLVGMEITTAEEVHVLGLFPDARQAQAASAEVAQHLPLVGAAGDPYGEQLLLDAKGNRCGTVDRMLSFATDLDLNQTAALIRRYGGLVIPAHFDRPSFSITSQLGLLPENLRFDALEITALGYVEGRHLPYLEEGHALIMNSDAHYLNDVGRARCYFEVEEPSFGEIKRAFRREAGRRSFLA from the coding sequence ATGCGCGTAATTGCAGCTGATTTGCATATCCACTCTGCACTTTCCCCTTGTGCCGATAAGGATATGACGCCGGAGACCATCGTCTATGCGGCTGTTGCCGCGGAGCTGGATGTGATCGCCCTGTGTGATCATAACAGTGCGGGTAACGGAGCGGCTGTGCAGGAGGCAGCGCAGGATTTTGCCGGTCCGTATCTGCAGGTCTTGGTGGGCATGGAAATCACGACGGCGGAGGAGGTGCACGTGTTGGGGCTTTTCCCCGATGCCCGGCAGGCGCAGGCTGCCTCAGCGGAGGTGGCACAGCATCTTCCCCTTGTCGGCGCGGCGGGCGACCCTTATGGGGAACAGCTGCTGCTGGACGCTAAGGGCAATCGCTGCGGTACCGTTGACCGCATGCTCTCTTTCGCGACAGATCTGGATCTGAACCAAACGGCCGCGCTCATACGCCGTTATGGAGGGCTCGTGATTCCTGCCCATTTTGATCGGCCCTCCTTTTCCATTACCAGCCAATTGGGGCTGCTTCCTGAGAATCTGCGCTTTGATGCACTGGAAATAACGGCTTTGGGGTATGTGGAAGGGCGGCACCTGCCTTATCTGGAGGAGGGGCACGCGTTGATCATGAACTCCGACGCCCATTACCTAAACGACGTGGGCCGTGCACGCTGCTATTTTGAGGTGGAAGAGCCCAGCTTCGGGGAAATAAAACGTGCCTTCCGAAGGGAGGCGGGGAGGAGGTCTTTCCTTGCGTGA